Genomic segment of Sphingopyxis sp. QXT-31:
TATGCCAAATTGCTGCGCGACATCGCCGCGCGCGGCCCCGACGCCTTTTACACCGGCGCCAACGCCAAGGCGATCAGCGACGCGGTGGCGAAATCGGTGCGCAACCCTGCGGTGCTCACGGTCAAGGACATCGCGGCGTACAAGGCGCAGGACAAGCCCGCGGTCTGCACCACCTACCGCGTCTACAAGGTGTGCGGCATGGGCCCGCCCTCGTCGGGCGCGACCACCGTCTTCGGCATCCTCGGCCTGATCGAGGGCTGGGACATGAAGGCGATGGGCAAGGACAATCCGATGAGCTGGCATCTGCTGTCCGAGGCGATGCAGCTCAGCTACGCCGACCGTGAAAAATATCTCGGCGACGGCGATTTCGTCGACGTCCCGGTCGCCGGGCTGCTTGACAAGAAATATCTTTCCGAGCGCCGCCAGCTGATCTCGCCCTTCGGCCGCGCCGCCGCTTACCCTGCGGGCAACCCGCCGGGCGCGCAACCGCGCACGCCGTCGGGCCCGGTGCCCGAAGCGGGCACGACGCATTTCGTCGCGGTCGACAAGGAGGGCAATGTCGCGTCGATGACCTCGACGATCGAGAGCATCTTCGGCAGCAATCTCAACGCCAACGGCTTTTTCCTCAACAACGAGCTCACCGATTTCGACCTCAATCCGGTGCAGGGCGACGCGCCCGGCGCGAACCGCGTGCAGGCGGGCAAGCGCCCGCTGTCGTCGATGTCGCCGACGATCGTCTATGGTCCCGACGGCAAGGTCGTGCTCGCGGTCGGTTCGGCGGGCGGCAAGCGCATCATCATGCACGTCACCAAGACGCTCGTCGGGGTGCTCGACTGGGGGCTGTCGGCCGAGGATGCGATCGCACTGCCCAATCTCTATTACGGCCAGCAGGGCGTGCTGATCGAGGACGACGCCGCGGGCAAGGCGATCGCCGACAAGATGAAGCCCTTCGGCTATCGCTTCGTACCGACCAGCCTCGGCTCGAAGCTCAACGCCGCGCAGCGCGTCGGTGAGGTCTGGCACGGCGCCGCCGACCCGCGCGGCCCGGGCAGCTCGTCGGTCGACGGCGCACCGCCGCAGGGGTGACGCCGTCCGCCCGCGCTCTCGGGGCTTATTGACTTCAATCGGGCATGATTTGACCCTAAGGATGGGCAAAATAGTCAAACCCTCCCCGGGAGAGCAAGAGGCATGAAGCTGGAAAACCCCCATCTCGACCATTTCCCGAGCCTGGTCGCGATGTTCTTCGACCGCGCCGAAAAGGGCGACGACGATCCCTTCCTGTGGCGCAAGGCCGACCGCGCGTGGCAGCCGCTGAGCTGGCGCGAGGTCGCCGAACAGGTCTCGGCGCTCGCGCACAACCTGCGCAAGCTGGGGCTGAAGGAGGGCGACCGCGTCGTGCTGGTCAGCGAGAATCGCCCCGAATGGTGCATCGCCGACCTAGGCATCATGGCCGCGGGCTGCATCACCGTGCCGACC
This window contains:
- the ggt gene encoding gamma-glutamyltransferase, which produces MTKKLLTAFALFLTAIPSLAAAQGVTSTADPRATEAGRQILHDGGSAADAAMAMMLVLTLVEPQSSGVGGGGFLVYHDAKTDTIGTVNGREMAPASAKPERFLGPDGKPRGYSDVIPGGLSVGVPGNVRLMEMAHKKWGRLEWKALFQPAIKLADEGFQVTPALYGWLDRFQDTWKDFPAARALYYVDGKPAPVGTVIKNPAYAKLLRDIAARGPDAFYTGANAKAISDAVAKSVRNPAVLTVKDIAAYKAQDKPAVCTTYRVYKVCGMGPPSSGATTVFGILGLIEGWDMKAMGKDNPMSWHLLSEAMQLSYADREKYLGDGDFVDVPVAGLLDKKYLSERRQLISPFGRAAAYPAGNPPGAQPRTPSGPVPEAGTTHFVAVDKEGNVASMTSTIESIFGSNLNANGFFLNNELTDFDLNPVQGDAPGANRVQAGKRPLSSMSPTIVYGPDGKVVLAVGSAGGKRIIMHVTKTLVGVLDWGLSAEDAIALPNLYYGQQGVLIEDDAAGKAIADKMKPFGYRFVPTSLGSKLNAAQRVGEVWHGAADPRGPGSSSVDGAPPQG